TCCGTTCAATACGGCGCAACTCGCTCAATTAAATCAATTTATAAATGAAAGTTTTGATAAAAACGGCTCTGTATTTATTGAACATAAAACTTATTCCACAGCGATTCATTTCCGTGAACAGCCTGAATTACATAAGCAAATAAAAAGTTTTGCTTCCCAATGTGCTGAAAGATTTAATCAATTTGAAGTTAAAGCTGGGAAATATGTCTTTGAGCTTGTCCCTAAAGGTATTTTAAAAGGAAAAGCAATTGATTTATTAATTCAAGATAATGATTTTAAAGAAAAAATTCCAATTTTTATTGGTGATGATATTACCGATGAATCAGGTTTTGACGTTGTCAATTGTTATGAAGGTATCTCCATAAAAGTCGGAATTGGTAATACACATGCTTCTTATCGACTGAATGATGTTACAGCCGTACAAAACTTTTTAATTGATTTATGCACAGGTTTACAACAACAAGAATTAAGCATTGGAGAAACAGGAGAAAAATATGTCAAAACTCATTGTACTATCTAATCGCGTAACACTACCTCAACCTCAAAAACAGCAAGCTGGTGGTTTAGCTGTCGCGTTAGAAGATGCCCTGAATGGTATTGGTGGCATATGGGTGGGTTGGCATGGTGAAAAATCAGATTTACCACAGGATCAATTTGATCAGCTGATTGATGGTGCTGTTGAATACCATACCTGTGCATTAAGTCATGATCAGTACGTTGGATTTTACTGTGGTTTTGCAAACGATGTGTTATGGCCGTTTATGCATCAGCAACAACAATATATTCAATTTAATGAGTCCGATTATCAGACTTACCAGAATGTGAACCGAAAATTTGCCCAACATTTACATCGTATCTCAGATGACGACGATATTATTTGGGTACACGATTATCATTTTTTAAGTGTTGCGCATTACTGCCGTAAATTAGGAATGAAAAACCGCATTGGGTTCTTCTTGCATATTCCTTTTCCTTCTGAACACTTATGGCAACAAGTTCCACATGCGAAAACCTTAGCCCGTGATTTGGCTGATTATGATTTATTAGGTTTGCAGACGGAATATGATCAGGAACATTGTTTCCAATTCCTACGCAAAACACTTAATCTTAAATCTGTACAGCAAAATGTACTGATTCATGAAACCCGACAAGTATCCGTACAATGTTATCCAATTGGTGTGCATCCAAGCGCCATTCAAAAACGAGCAGCTGCGGAATTTAGTGTACCTTTAGATTTTAACCTAAACCCAAACAAACCCATCAAGAATATAATCTCGGTCGATCGTATTGACTACAGTAAAGGTCTGCTCGAAAAAATCAGTGCTTTACACCAATTTTATGCAAAACAGCCTGAAATGCTGGAGCAAGTGTGTCAACTACAAATTGCCTGTCCTTGCCGTTTAGATGTAGACACCTATCAAGACCTTTATCAGCGATTTAAAAAAGATGTTGAGAGCTTAAACCAAGCCTATCCAACGCAACATGGTCCTGTGTTTGATTGTCGTTATGATTCTTTAGATCATGTAAATTTAATGCGCTTATATCGCCATTCAGATATCTGTTGGGTCAATTCTGTAAAAGATGGAATGAATCTTGTCGCAAAAGAATATATTGCTGCACAAGATCCTGAAAATCCGGGTGTCTTAATTCTATCGAAATATGCAGGTGCCTCTGAACATATGGCAGAAGCAATTATTGTCGATCCTTACAATACTGAAAGTATGATTCAAGGATTAAATCGTGCAATCACAATGTCTAAGGATGAACGCATATCGAGATATCAGCTGCTTTACCAAGGTTTAAAGGATTTCGATATTATAGATTGGCGTAATCAATTCTTAGAGGATCTAAGAAATACGGGACAAACTTTTTATTATATTAAACGTCCTAATCAGGTTAGTCAGTATCAACCTTACTTCTAATCAACCAAATAAAAACACCAGCATTAAGCTGGTGTTTGATGATGTGTTTCTATATCAATGACCGTTGCATGATCGTTTGTCATTTGATTCATCAGTGCAATCGCCAACAAAGCAAAAGCAATGATGGTAAATACAGCTGCCAATCCAAATATGTCACTGGCAAAACCAACGAATGCAGGTCCCATCAGTGATCCACTATAAGCAAATAATGACACATAGGATAAAGCCGTATGCGATGGCATTTGTGTTTGACGACCCGCTTTAGAAAACATTAATGGAACAATATTGGAACTTCCCAAACCTAATACAGCATAACCCATTAGAACGATTTGCCATATTGGTGCAAATACCACAATCATTAAACCTAAACTTGCCAATACGGCGCTCATTAAAATCGTATTTCGTTCACCTAAATGATGGATAATAAACTGCCCTGCAAATCGTCCTGTCATCATCAATGCAGCAAAAAAGCTATAGGCTAATCCCGCTTGAGATGCATCAACTTTAAAATGAGTATTTAAATAAATACCACTCCAGTCCATCGCTGCACCTTCAGACAAAAAAGAGACAAAACAAATCAGTCCGATAAAAAGAATCGTGACACTAGGTAAAGCTTTTTTCTCAATAACCTGATCAGAGGTATTTTCTTTTACTACCTTTTGATGACCTAAACAGAATGGAAGAGCAGCGAAAACAATCAACAATAAAATAAAGCTGATCGTTAGTGCACTGAAATGAATACTAAACCCAATACTCATCAAAAATGTCACTAATGACACACCGATTAAACCACCTAAACTACAGATGCCATGAAAGAGCGGCATAAGATTTTGTTGGGTGATTTTTTCAATTTGGGTTGCTTGTAAATTTACGGTCACCCCTAACCCACCAGCACTAAAACCAAACCCGAATAACGCAATCGCGAGCATCCAAACACTAGAGCTCATCGCAAGTGCAGGTAGAATTCCCATAAAACAGAAAAGAAGAACTGCCAGTATTGGGCGACAACCAAATTGATTCGCAAGTTTGGCTGCAATCGGCATAGCTATCATAGAGCCAATACCTGCACCTAATAACAAAATACCAAACTGAGAATGGCTCAGCTGTAAGTGATGGGTCACATTGGCAATCATCGGAGCCCAAGCGGCTGTACTAAAACCTAAACTGAAAAAGCATAGTGCAGTTGCGATTTTTTGCCATACAGATAAAGGAAACTGACGAACTTTGAGGAATAAAGTTTGGGTTGACATAGTGCTGGAGTGCATCCAAAAAAATTGCAGGCATCCATTACCCGTAATCCATAGAAAAACCCCATGTAAATGCAGTCACGTTAATGCATCACATAGGGTTTAATTTGTGCAAATTATAATCAATTTGCTTTTAAATGGAACACTTTTCAATTAAATATTTTGTAACAGTTGCAGCCTCTTCTTTTATTTGGAATTTTATATTTAACTCAACAGTCTTTTGCTTTCTAAATTTTCTAAAAAATGAGCAAAGCCATGGGTCACTCTAGATTGCAAGCGGCTACTGGTTTTCACACGCAATTGATTGGTCCAGAGGATATTGAAATGATGAGCTTCTGCACGCTGGATAAATTCCACATCTTCATGACACGTTAATGCTTGGAAGCCACCTAAAGCCTGATAGACCTTGGACTTGAAGCACAGATTTGCCCCATGGATATGTCGATGATTCATACAATCCTGATAATGAGATAGATATTCATGTTGTGTTGTCTGGCTCAAATGTGCCCAAGAACTTACTTCAACGACACCACACATAATATCTATAGCATGTGTTTGATATTCGCGCATAGTCTCAAACCAATTCTCACTGACTGTAGAATCGGCATCTGTACAGCAAATCCAATCAAAACCTTGTGATATGATGCTGTATGCCTAAATCACGTGTTTTGCCTACACACTGAAAATCACAAACTAAAAAATTGATATCTAAGCGTTCTAAGATGGTCTGTGTTTTATCCGTACAATGATCCAATACGACCAATATTTCGATTTTAAAAGAAATTGAATCTTGACTTAAACTCAAAGATTGATGGTATTGAGTCGCTTTAGTTAATGCTTCAATACATGCTTCAATATATTGTTCTTCGTTACAAGCAGGGATAACAACACCAAGATGCTTCATAGCAAACCTTCCTGCTCTGCCACACTTTTGTTAGAAAATGTCCAAAGATCCATTTTAAAGTCCATATCTTCAACATGTGCATAATGCCTATATGGGAGTGCGTTTATGAGATGTTCATGGACATCCACCCCTGTAAATTCAAAATGGCCAATCGGATGTATCCAGTGACATGCGACAATACAGCCATTTGGTTGGAGTGAAACTTTGAGCCAGTCTATGACTTGAGCCACTGACTTACTATTTAAGTAATACAGTACTTCACTCAATACAATTAAGTCATATTTTTGCGCGGGCAATTCTTGAGGAATCTCTGCTTGCAGTATTTGAACATGATTTAATGACTTTAATCGATGGCGTGCATGTTCGATCGCTTTAGGGTGTGCATCTAGTACATCTAATTTTTCACATCGATGAGCCAACTGCTCGCTGAACACGCCCGTACTACAGCCAATTTCTAAAGCATACCTATAATATTGTTGCGGTAAGAGTGCCAAAGCCATGG
This window of the Acinetobacter sp. NCu2D-2 genome carries:
- the otsB gene encoding trehalose-phosphatase — its product is MLSQDNPLCRIKNILESYNSKPSDSKPSPFLLLLDIDGTISEFTLHPDDSFIAPKILSTLSKLQDQLSLYFVTGRSIQQAQNMIAPFDWNIIGSHGLEIYQNAELSLLSPFNTAQLAQLNQFINESFDKNGSVFIEHKTYSTAIHFREQPELHKQIKSFASQCAERFNQFEVKAGKYVFELVPKGILKGKAIDLLIQDNDFKEKIPIFIGDDITDESGFDVVNCYEGISIKVGIGNTHASYRLNDVTAVQNFLIDLCTGLQQQELSIGETGEKYVKTHCTI
- a CDS encoding alpha,alpha-trehalose-phosphate synthase (UDP-forming); protein product: MSKLIVLSNRVTLPQPQKQQAGGLAVALEDALNGIGGIWVGWHGEKSDLPQDQFDQLIDGAVEYHTCALSHDQYVGFYCGFANDVLWPFMHQQQQYIQFNESDYQTYQNVNRKFAQHLHRISDDDDIIWVHDYHFLSVAHYCRKLGMKNRIGFFLHIPFPSEHLWQQVPHAKTLARDLADYDLLGLQTEYDQEHCFQFLRKTLNLKSVQQNVLIHETRQVSVQCYPIGVHPSAIQKRAAAEFSVPLDFNLNPNKPIKNIISVDRIDYSKGLLEKISALHQFYAKQPEMLEQVCQLQIACPCRLDVDTYQDLYQRFKKDVESLNQAYPTQHGPVFDCRYDSLDHVNLMRLYRHSDICWVNSVKDGMNLVAKEYIAAQDPENPGVLILSKYAGASEHMAEAIIVDPYNTESMIQGLNRAITMSKDERISRYQLLYQGLKDFDIIDWRNQFLEDLRNTGQTFYYIKRPNQVSQYQPYF
- a CDS encoding MFS transporter, which translates into the protein MSTQTLFLKVRQFPLSVWQKIATALCFFSLGFSTAAWAPMIANVTHHLQLSHSQFGILLLGAGIGSMIAMPIAAKLANQFGCRPILAVLLFCFMGILPALAMSSSVWMLAIALFGFGFSAGGLGVTVNLQATQIEKITQQNLMPLFHGICSLGGLIGVSLVTFLMSIGFSIHFSALTISFILLLIVFAALPFCLGHQKVVKENTSDQVIEKKALPSVTILFIGLICFVSFLSEGAAMDWSGIYLNTHFKVDASQAGLAYSFFAALMMTGRFAGQFIIHHLGERNTILMSAVLASLGLMIVVFAPIWQIVLMGYAVLGLGSSNIVPLMFSKAGRQTQMPSHTALSYVSLFAYSGSLMGPAFVGFASDIFGLAAVFTIIAFALLAIALMNQMTNDHATVIDIETHHQTPA
- a CDS encoding glycosyltransferase family 2 protein; translation: MREYQTHAIDIMCGVVEVSSWAHLSQTTQHEYLSHYQDCMNHRHIHGANLCFKSKVYQALGGFQALTCHEDVEFIQRAEAHHFNILWTNQLRVKTSSRLQSRVTHGFAHFLENLESKRLLS
- a CDS encoding glycosyltransferase, with the translated sequence MKHLGVVIPACNEEQYIEACIEALTKATQYHQSLSLSQDSISFKIEILVVLDHCTDKTQTILERLDINFLVCDFQCVGKTRDLGIQHHITRF
- a CDS encoding SAM-dependent methyltransferase is translated as MNTAYDAEYFDELYQENDGDPWQYEHRWYEARKRAMALALLPQQYYRYALEIGCSTGVFSEQLAHRCEKLDVLDAHPKAIEHARHRLKSLNHVQILQAEIPQELPAQKYDLIVLSEVLYYLNSKSVAQVIDWLKVSLQPNGCIVACHWIHPIGHFEFTGVDVHEHLINALPYRHYAHVEDMDFKMDLWTFSNKSVAEQEGLL